A genomic segment from Gloeocapsopsis sp. IPPAS B-1203 encodes:
- a CDS encoding type II toxin-antitoxin system prevent-host-death family antitoxin, whose protein sequence is MRQVSMVEVAENLTQWIDLAIQGEEVLILKDGQPIVKLMAVEPIKRRPQFGSAKGLITIADDFNEPLEEMREYME, encoded by the coding sequence ATGCGACAGGTTTCAATGGTAGAAGTGGCTGAAAACTTGACTCAGTGGATTGATTTGGCGATACAGGGAGAAGAGGTGCTGATTCTCAAAGATGGGCAGCCGATTGTGAAGCTGATGGCAGTAGAACCGATTAAACGTCGTCCGCAGTTTGGTAGTGCAAAAGGGCTAATTACAATAGCCGATGATTTTAATGAGCCATTAGAAGAGATGCGAGAATACATGGAATGA